The following are encoded together in the Bacteroidota bacterium genome:
- a CDS encoding TIGR04282 family arsenosugar biosynthesis glycosyltransferase — MKHKQALLIFQKNAEHGKVKTRLAQTTGNDEALRIYKLLTAHTHQAANNVAATKWLFYSSFYEADFESNRDYEIRVQRGDDLGQRMCNAFADVFASGYDAAVIIGTDCPGLTPAILREAFSALELYDLVAGPAADGGYYLLGMKRLYATLFSGKNWSTDTVLSDTLRDAQLLGLMAYQLPVLSDVDTEHDWIAHQHFIGRT, encoded by the coding sequence ATGAAGCATAAACAGGCGTTACTGATTTTTCAGAAAAATGCCGAACATGGCAAAGTGAAAACGCGTCTTGCTCAAACAACGGGCAACGACGAGGCCTTGCGCATTTACAAGTTGCTTACTGCGCATACGCATCAGGCCGCAAACAATGTGGCTGCCACGAAATGGCTTTTTTACAGCAGTTTTTACGAGGCTGATTTTGAAAGCAACCGCGATTATGAAATACGTGTGCAGCGTGGCGACGATCTCGGGCAACGCATGTGCAATGCCTTTGCCGATGTGTTTGCTTCCGGGTACGATGCGGCAGTAATTATCGGGACTGATTGCCCGGGGCTTACGCCGGCCATTTTGCGGGAGGCCTTTTCGGCACTTGAGCTTTATGATCTTGTGGCCGGGCCGGCTGCCGATGGCGGTTACTACCTGCTGGGCATGAAGCGCCTTTACGCCACCTTGTTCAGCGGCAAAAACTGGAGTACAGACACCGTGCTTTCCGACACGCTGCGTGATGCACAGTTGCTGGGCCTGATGGCCTATCAGCTTCCCGTGCTCAGCGATGTGGATACTGAGCATGATTGGATTGCACATCAACATTTCATCGGCCGCACATGA
- a CDS encoding BamA/TamA family outer membrane protein, with the protein MYYTPETRFSIGAAGIYAFRFRSDSSNARPSRINFGLAVTQNRQLLVYLPFQLFPQNGRFTIYGEAGWYRYNYYFFGVGNTQPQDYRERYAVDYPRFRINALRKLGKGFYAGFRYWYEDWKLSELDPAGQLAQGAVRGSNGGAVSGPGFVVNYDTRDNIFYPQRGVLIESAIQFFDKNTGSDFSFTRTLLDAATYVRPTKTAVVAVNAIADLNTGTPPFYLMALMGGTKRMRGFYEGRFRDNNLILFQTEWRQHIWKRFGAVAFGGTGIVADKISHLRIADTRFTYGLGLRFTLDKKEHINIRLDYGRGTYNSAGFYLTIGEAF; encoded by the coding sequence TTGTATTATACACCCGAAACCCGTTTCAGCATTGGAGCAGCTGGAATTTATGCTTTCCGTTTCAGAAGCGACAGCAGTAATGCCCGTCCTTCGCGTATTAATTTCGGACTCGCGGTGACTCAAAACCGGCAGTTGCTGGTGTATCTGCCTTTTCAGTTATTTCCACAAAACGGACGGTTTACCATTTATGGTGAAGCAGGTTGGTACCGTTACAATTATTACTTTTTTGGCGTGGGCAACACGCAGCCGCAGGATTACCGCGAACGTTACGCGGTGGATTATCCCCGATTCAGAATAAATGCGCTGCGCAAACTCGGAAAAGGTTTCTATGCCGGGTTTCGTTACTGGTATGAAGACTGGAAACTGAGTGAGCTTGATCCCGCCGGACAACTCGCACAGGGTGCTGTACGGGGAAGCAATGGCGGAGCAGTAAGCGGGCCGGGATTTGTAGTGAACTACGACACGCGCGACAATATTTTTTATCCGCAGCGTGGCGTGTTGATTGAAAGTGCCATTCAGTTTTTTGACAAAAACACCGGAAGTGATTTCTCATTCACCCGCACGCTGCTTGATGCTGCGACTTACGTCAGACCAACTAAAACCGCTGTGGTGGCTGTAAATGCAATTGCCGATCTGAACACGGGTACGCCCCCGTTTTACCTCATGGCACTGATGGGCGGCACCAAACGCATGCGTGGCTTTTACGAGGGGCGTTTCCGCGACAATAATCTTATACTTTTTCAAACCGAATGGCGGCAGCACATCTGGAAACGCTTTGGAGCAGTGGCTTTTGGAGGCACCGGAATTGTGGCCGATAAGATTAGCCACCTGCGCATTGCCGACACACGTTTTACTTATGGTCTCGGCCTGCGATTTACGCTCGACAAAAAAGAACACATCAACATCCGCCTCGATTACGGCCGGGGCACATACAACAGTGCTGGCTTCTATCTCACAATAGGCGAGGCTTTTTAG
- a CDS encoding carboxymuconolactone decarboxylase family protein, protein MKTYYNPEDLKKFGNIADFEPNLAKKFFDYYGEVFKEGALTAREKSLIALAVAHAVQCPYCIDAYTSDALEKGCDEAQMMEAVHVTAAIRGGASLVHGVQMMNKYKELSM, encoded by the coding sequence ATGAAAACCTACTACAATCCTGAGGATCTTAAGAAATTTGGAAATATTGCCGATTTTGAGCCCAATCTTGCCAAGAAGTTTTTCGATTATTACGGCGAAGTGTTCAAGGAAGGTGCGCTCACAGCACGCGAAAAATCGCTTATTGCACTGGCTGTGGCGCATGCCGTACAATGTCCGTACTGTATTGATGCCTATACTTCTGATGCACTTGAAAAAGGATGCGACGAGGCACAGATGATGGAAGCCGTGCATGTTACAGCTGCTATCCGCGGAGGTGCTTCGCTGGTGCATGGTGTGCAAATGATGAACAAGTACAAAGAACTTTCGATGTAA
- a CDS encoding T9SS type A sorting domain-containing protein, which produces MPTTTRKDKLKAYSALAGALTATAGSLDAQIVYRDISPDFVVSDTTQYRLDMDLNGTIDFSFQTLDSTITAYAIPAQLALINVYAPPAAGTAGFTYQNYPFADTLGMGDMIDVGSTWNPQYANYGAHVLGAVATSLGGFGEWLAASDKYVGVKFVNNALVYYGWVRLSVSANADTIIVKDLAYNQNAGLGIGAGLTVGLNETASPAANIHSYDGVLFVSFPQTPETARVSVYNTTGQEVLVRELNDTSNRIELGNLATGCYFVRVESNGQISTKKIYIR; this is translated from the coding sequence ACTACACGTAAAGACAAACTTAAAGCCTACTCTGCATTGGCCGGGGCACTCACAGCAACTGCCGGTTCGCTTGATGCACAAATTGTTTACCGAGACATTTCGCCCGATTTTGTGGTAAGCGATACCACGCAGTATCGTCTCGATATGGATTTGAATGGAACCATTGATTTTAGTTTTCAAACACTCGATTCAACCATTACGGCCTACGCGATTCCGGCACAACTTGCTCTTATTAATGTATATGCACCACCGGCAGCCGGTACGGCCGGGTTTACGTATCAGAATTATCCGTTTGCCGATACACTTGGCATGGGCGATATGATTGATGTGGGCTCAACCTGGAATCCGCAGTATGCCAATTATGGTGCACACGTGCTTGGGGCTGTGGCTACATCGCTGGGCGGATTTGGTGAGTGGCTTGCCGCTTCGGATAAGTATGTGGGGGTGAAGTTTGTGAATAACGCACTGGTCTATTATGGCTGGGTTCGCCTCAGTGTAAGTGCCAATGCGGATACCATTATTGTGAAGGATCTGGCCTACAACCAGAATGCCGGTTTGGGCATTGGTGCCGGATTAACGGTGGGCCTGAACGAAACTGCATCGCCGGCAGCGAATATCCATTCATACGATGGCGTGTTGTTTGTATCGTTCCCGCAAACACCCGAAACAGCACGTGTAAGCGTGTACAACACCACCGGTCAGGAAGTGCTGGTGCGTGAACTCAACGATACCTCAAACCGTATCGAACTCGGCAACCTGGCTACAGGCTGTTATTTTGTAAGGGTTGAGTCAAACGGACAGATTTCCACAAAGAAAATTTACATCCGATAA
- the arsS gene encoding arsenosugar biosynthesis radical SAM protein ArsS (Some members of this family are selenoproteins.), translating to MTKSLLARHSELSDTQRQLQILSESTPFGNEPHAFTTKLRESNLFPLTPTQIEIFQVNVGKMCNQVCKHCHVDAGPDRKEIMTRETMQQCINAVKRSGAHTVDITGGAPEMNPDFRWFVQELAALGKKIIVRCNLTIIVANPKYNDLPEFFKAHNVEVVSSLPYFSAVRTDSQRGEGVFERSIRALKMLNAVGYGMPGTGLMLNLVYNPSGAFLPADQAGLENEFKQKLRKGWEIEFNNLFAITNLPVSRFLDYLIESGNYDAYMDKLIGAYNPAAAANVMCRNTVSVSWDGFLYDCDFNQMLDLKVAVPESLHVSQWKTEALQNRSIVVNQHCFGCTAGAGSSCGGSVA from the coding sequence ATGACAAAATCATTGCTTGCCCGCCACAGCGAACTTTCCGATACGCAGCGGCAATTACAGATACTTAGTGAAAGCACACCGTTCGGTAACGAGCCGCATGCTTTTACTACCAAGCTGCGAGAAAGCAATTTGTTTCCGCTTACGCCCACACAGATCGAAATTTTTCAGGTGAACGTGGGCAAGATGTGTAATCAGGTTTGCAAACATTGCCACGTGGATGCGGGGCCCGACCGCAAGGAAATAATGACCCGCGAAACCATGCAGCAATGCATTAATGCAGTGAAACGGAGCGGTGCGCATACGGTTGACATTACCGGCGGCGCTCCGGAGATGAATCCCGATTTCCGCTGGTTTGTACAAGAACTCGCTGCACTTGGCAAAAAGATTATCGTGCGTTGCAACCTCACTATTATTGTGGCCAATCCAAAGTACAACGATTTGCCTGAGTTTTTCAAAGCGCATAATGTGGAAGTGGTTTCCTCGCTTCCGTATTTCTCAGCCGTGCGTACTGATTCGCAGCGGGGAGAGGGCGTGTTTGAACGCTCCATCCGTGCGCTTAAAATGCTCAATGCTGTTGGCTACGGAATGCCCGGCACAGGGCTTATGCTTAATCTGGTGTACAATCCTTCGGGCGCTTTCCTTCCGGCCGATCAGGCAGGGCTTGAAAATGAGTTTAAGCAAAAACTGCGCAAAGGCTGGGAAATTGAATTCAATAATCTGTTTGCCATTACCAATTTGCCAGTAAGCCGTTTTCTCGATTACCTCATCGAAAGCGGCAACTACGATGCATATATGGATAAACTCATTGGCGCTTACAATCCGGCTGCGGCCGCCAACGTAATGTGCCGCAATACTGTTTCGGTGAGCTGGGATGGTTTTCTCTACGACTGCGATTTCAATCAGATGCTCGATTTAAAAGTGGCTGTACCCGAATCGTTGCACGTGTCGCAGTGGAAAACGGAGGCATTGCAGAACCGGAGTATTGTGGTTAATCAGCACTGCTTTGGCTGTACGGCCGGAGCAGGATCGAGCTGCGGAGGTTCGGTTGCTTAG